A stretch of the Corylus avellana chromosome ca6, CavTom2PMs-1.0 genome encodes the following:
- the LOC132185106 gene encoding 3-oxo-Delta(4,5)-steroid 5-beta-reductase-like — MSWWWARAIGAAKKKYEDEETPPRSYKSVGLVIGVTGIVGNSLAEILPLPGTPGGPWKVYGVARRPRPKWSSDHQLEYIQCDVSDAEETHDKLSQLTDVTDIFYVTWASRQTEAENCEANGAMFRNVLRSLIPNAPNLRHICLQTGTMHYVGPFEARGKIIPHSPPFTEDLPRLNYLPNFFYTREDILFEEAKNKEGLTWSIHRPSVIFGFSPYSLMNIIGTLCVYAAICKHEGLPLKFPGSKSAWECYTVASDADLIAEQQIWAALDTNGKNEAFNCNNGDVFKWKHLWKALAERFGIEEYGFEVGEKVRLVEMMKDKGGVWEEIVRKNELQPTKLEEVGLWGFADAVLSGGDFVDSMNKSKEHGFLGFRNSMNSFVAWIDKMKFCKIVPNKYVVEEAPPRSYHSVGLVIGVTGIIGNSLAEILPLPDTPGGPWKVYGVARRRRPKWNADHHPIEYIQCDVSDSHDTQLKLSQLADVTHIFYATWTNRGTEAQNCEPNGSMFRNVLRALIPNAPNLRHICLQTGTKHYAGPFETLGKIKTHSPPFTEDLPRLNVPNFYYTQEDVLFEEAKNKDGLTWSIHRPNLIFGFSPYSLMNIIGTLCVYAAICKHEGLTLRFPGSKVAWESYSVASDADLIAEQYIWATVEPNAWNEAFNCNNGDVFKWMHLWKALAEQFGIEEYGFEEGEKVRLVEMMKDKGGVWEEIVRKNELQPTKLEEVGLWWFADAVLSGGDFIDSMNKSKEHGFLGFRDSKNSFVAWVNKMKANKIVP, encoded by the exons ATGAGCTGGTGGTGGGCTAGAGCAATTGGCGCTGCAAAG AAGAAATACGAAGACGAAGAAACACCACCTCGAAGCTACAAGAGCGTGGGCCTGGTGATCGGCGTTACTGGCATCGTCGGCAACAGCCTAGCCGAAATCCTTCCGCTCCCAGGAACCCCAGGTGGCCCATGGAAGGTCTATGGTGTGGCGCGTCGCCCACGCCCCAAATGGAGCTCGGACCATCAACTCGAATACATCCAGTGCGATGTCTCCGACGCCGAGGAGACCCACGACAAGCTTTCCCAATTAACGGATGTCACCGATATTTTTTACGTCACGTGGGCCAGCCGACAAACCGAGGCCGAGAACTGCGAGGCCAACGGCGCCATGTTCCGCAACGTTCTCCGTTCTCTAATCCCAAACGCTCCGAATCTCCGCCACATCTGCCTCCAGACTGGCACCATGCACTACGTGGGACCCTTTGAGGCACGTGGTAAGATCATACCCCACAGTCCACCTTTTACGGAGGATTTGCCCCGATTGAATTACTTGCCAAATTTCTTTTACACACGGGAAgatattttatttgaagaagCCAAGAATAAGGAGGGTTTGACTTGGTCCATCCACCGACCCAGCGTGATATTTGGATTTTCCCCCTATAGCCTGATGAACATAATAGGCACGCTCTGCGTATATGCTGCTATATGCAAGCACGAGGGGCTTCCCTTGAAATTCCCCGGAAGCAAATCGGCCTGGGAGTGCTACACCGTGGCTTCGGATGCTGATCTTATTGCGGAGCAGCAAATTTGGGCGGCGTTGGACACTAATGGTAAGAACGAAGCGTTTAATTGCAACAACGGAGACGTGTTCAAGTGGAAGCATCTTTGGAAGGCGTTGGCAGAGCGATTTGGGATTGAGGAGTATGGATTCGAGGTGGGTGAGAAAGTTAGGTTGGTGGAGATGATGAAAGACAAGGGTGGAGTGTGGGAAGAGATTGTGAGGAAGAATGAGCTGCAACCCACAAAATTGGAGGAAGTTGGGTTGTGGGGGTTTGCGGACGCGGTACTTTCTGGTGGGGATTTCGTGGATAGTATGAATAAGAGCAAGGAGCATGGGTTCTTGGGGTTTAGAAACTCCATGAATTCGTTTGTTGCGTGGATAGATAAGATGAAATTTTGCAAGATTGTGCCT AACAAATATGTCGTCGAAGAGGCACCACCTCGAAGCTACCACAGCGTAGGCTTGGTGATCGGTGTGACTGGCATCATCGGCAATAGCCTAGCTGAAATCCTCCCACTTCCAGACACCCCCGGCGGCCCATGGAAGGTCTACGGTGTGGCGCGCCGTCGACGCCCCAAGTGGAACGCGGATCATCATCCAATAGAGTACATCCAATGCGACGTCTCTGATTCCCATGACACCCAACTCAAGCTTTCCCAATTAGCCGATGTCACCCACATCTTTTACGCCACGTGGACCAACCGAGGCACCGAGGCCCAGAACTGCGAGCCCAACGGCTCCATGTTCCGCAACGTGCTTCGCGCTCTAATCCCAAACGCTCCGAATCTCCGCCACATCTGCCTCCAGACCGGCACCAAACACTACGCCGGACCCTTCGAGACCCTTGGCAAGATCAAAACCCACAGCCCGCCTTTTACAGAGGATTTGCCCAGATTGAACGTGCCGAATTTCTACTACACCCAAGAAGACGTTTTATTTGAAGAAGCCAAGAATAAAGATGGGTTGACTTGGTCCATCCATCGCCCCAACCTGATATTCGGATTTTCCCCGTATAGCCTGATGAACATAATAGGCACGCTCTGCGTATACGCCGCTATATGCAAGCACGAGGGGCTTACGTTGAGATTCCCTGGAAGCAAAGTCGCCTGGGAGTCTTACTCGGTGGCTTCAGATGCTGATCTTATTGCGGAGCAGTATATATGGGCGACGGTGGAGCCTAATGCATGGAACGAAGCGTTTAATTGCAACAACGGAGACGTGTTCAAGTGGATGCATCTTTGGAAGGCGTTGGCGGAGCAATTTGGGATTGAGGAGTATGGATTCGAGGAGGGTGAGAAAGTTAGGTTGGTGGAGATGATGAAAGACAAGGGTGGAGTGTGGGAAGAGATTGTGAGGAAGAATGAGCTGCAACCCACAAAATTGGAAGAAGTTGGGTTGTGGTGGTTTGCGGATGCTGTACTTTCTGGTGGGGATTTCATAGATAGTATGAATAAGAGCAAGGAACATGGGTTCTTGGGGTTTAGAGACTCCAAGAATTCGTTCGTTGCGTGggtaaataaaatgaaagctaACAAAATTGTGCCTTGA
- the LOC132185107 gene encoding 3-oxo-Delta(4,5)-steroid 5-beta-reductase-like → MSWWWARATAAAKKKYEDEEAPPRSYQSVGLVIGVTGIVGNSLAEILPLPDTPGGPWKVYGVARRPRPKWNANHPVEYIQCDVSDFHDTQGKLSQLTDVTDIFYVTWASRPTEAENCEANGTMFRNVLRALIPNAPNLRHICLQTGTKHYIGPFEKIGKVKAPTPPFTEDMPRLDVSNFYYTQEDILYEEVKDKKGLTWSVHRPNTIFGFSPYSLMNIIGTLCVYAAICKHEGLPLKFPGSKAAWEYYSVAADADLIAEQQIWAVVDPNGKNQAFNCNNGDVFKWEHLWKALAERFGIEKYGFEEGEKISLAKMMNDKGDVWEEIVRENQLQPTKLEDVGVWWFADLVLVGGDFLDGMNKSKERGFLGFRNSVKSFVAWIDKVKDYKIKKYKDEEASPRSYQSVALVVGVTGIVGNSLAEILPLPDTPGGPWKVYGVARRPRPKWNANHPVEYIQCDVSDSNDAQHKLSQLTDVTDIFYVTWTNRPTEAENCEANGAMFRNVLRALIPNSLNLRHICLQTGTKHYALGNIKTHSPPFTEDLPRLDVLNFYYTQEDILFVEAKNKDGLTWSIHRPNLIFGFSPYSLMNIVGTLCVYAAICKHEGLPLKFPGSKANWEYYSVASDSDLIAEQQIWAAVDPNGKNEVFNCNNGDVFKWEHLWKALAERFGIEKYGFEEGEKIRLAEMMKDKGDVWEEIVRENHLQPTKLEDVGVWWFADMILVRGDFLDSINKSKEHGFLGFRNSVNSFIAWIDKMKDYKIVP, encoded by the exons ATGAGCTGGTGGTGGGCTAGAGCTACTGCCGCTGCAAAG AAGAaatatgaagatgaagaagcacCACCTCGAAGCTACCAGAGCGTGGGCCTGGTGATCGGCGTGACTGGCATCGTCGGCAACAGCCTAGCCGAAATCCTCCCACTCCCAGACACTCCAGGCGGCCCCTGGAAGGTTTATGGTGTGGCTCGTCGCCCACGCCCCAAATGGAACGCTAACCATCCAGTTGAATACATCCAGTGCGACGTCTCTGATTTCCATGACACTCAAGGCAAGCTTTCCCAATTAACCGATGTCACCGACATCTTTTACGTTACGTGGGCTAGCCGACCAACCGAGGCTGAGAATTGCGAGGCCAACGGTACAATGTTCCGCAACGTGCTTCGCGCTCTTATTCCAAATGCTCCGAATCTCCGCCACATCTGCCTCCAGACCGGCACCAAACACTACATCGGACCATTCGAGAAAATCGGCAAGGTAAAAGCCCCCACCCCACCTTTTACGGAGGATATGCCACGTTTGGATGTGTCGAATTTCTATTATACGCAGGAAGATATTTTATATGAAGAAGTTAAAGATAAGAAAGGTCTCACTTGGTCCGTCCACCGACCCAACACAATATTCGGATTCTCCCCCTATAGCTTGATGAACATAATAGGCACGCTTTGCGTATATGCCGCTATATGCAAGCATGAGGGGCTTCCATTGAAATTTCCTGGAAGCAAAGCGGCTTGGGAGTACTACTCAGTGGCTGCGGACGCCGATCTTATTGCAGAGCAACAAATATGGGCGGTGGTGGACCCTAATGGTAAGAACCAAGCGTTCAATTGCAACAATGGGGACGTGTTCAAATGGGAGCATCTTTGGAAGGCGTTGGCGGAAAGATTTGGGATTGAGAAGTACGGATTCGAGGAGGGTGAGAAAATTAGTTTGGCCAAGATGATGAATGACAAGGGTGATGTATGGGAAGAGATAGTGAGGGAGAATCAACTGCAACCCACAAAGTTAGAGGATGTTGGGGTGTGGTGGTTTGCGGACTTGGTCCTGGTTGGGGGTGATTTCTTGGACGGTATGAATAAGAGCAAGGAGCGTGGGTTCTTGGGGTTCAGAAACTCCGTGAAGTCGTTCGTTGCGTGGATAGATAAGGTGAAAGATTACAAGATT AAGAAATATAAAGACGAAGAAGCATCACCTCGAAGCTACCAGAGCGTGGCCTTGGTGGTCGGCGTGACTGGCATCGTCGGCAACAGCCTAGCCGAAATCCTCCCACTCCCAGACACCCCCGGCGGCCCTTGGAAGGTTTATGGTGTGGCTCGTCGCCCACGCCCCAAATGGAACGCTAACCATCCAGTCGAATACATCCAGTGCGACGTTTCTGATTCCAATGACGCCCAACACAAGCTTTCCCAATTAACCGACGTCACTGACATCTTCTATGTCACATGGACCAACCGACCCACTGAGGCTGAGAACTGCGAGGCCAATGGTGCCATGTTCCGCAACGTGCTTCGCGCTCTTATCCCAAACTCTTTGAATCTCCGCCACATCTGTCTCCAGACCGGCACCAAACACTACGCCCTCGGCAACATCAAAACCCACAGTCCACCTTTTACGGAGGATTTGCCCCGATTGGACGTGCTGAATTTCTACTACACTCAAGAAGACATTTTATTTGTAGAAGCAAAGAATAAAGATGGCTTGACTTGGTCCATCCATCGGCCCAACCTGATATTCGGATTTTCTCCCTATAGCTTGATGAACATAGTAGGCACGCTTTGCGTATACGCCGCGATATGCAAGCACGAGGGGCTTCCATTGAAATTTCCTGGAAGCAAAGCGAATTGGGAGTATTACTCGGTGGCTTCGGACTCTGATCTTATTGCGGAGCAGCAAATATGGGCGGCGGTGGACCCTAATGGTAAGAATGAAGTGTTTAATTGCAACAACGGGGACGTGTTCAAATGGGAGCATCTTTGGAAGGCGTTGGCAGAGAGATTTGGGATTGAGAAGTACGGATTCGAAGAGGGTGAGAAAATTAGGTTGGCGGAGATGATGAAGGATAAGGGTGATGTATGGGAAGAGATAGTGAGGGAGAATCATCTTCAACCCACAAAGTTGGAGGATGTCGGGGTGTGGTGGTTTGCGGATATGATCCTGGTTAGGGGTGATTTCTTGGATAGTATAAATAAGAGCAAGGAGCATGGGTTCTTGGGGTTCAGAAATTCTGTGAATTCGTTCATTGCATGGATAGATAAGATGAAAGATTACAAGATTGTGCCTTGA